In uncultured Ilyobacter sp., a genomic segment contains:
- a CDS encoding HNH endonuclease signature motif containing protein: MEINNLKQGFILTNSDLYEVFKCGNSGGMRKSNSTNSLLIISDHTKSLYDDRWEEDTLYYTGMGKAGGQSLKFMQNKTLDESNENGVNIYLFEVFNTGEYIFRGEVKLVDKPFQEEQIDVEDNLRKVWIFPLKIKNVEKDIQLKDLENIIEKRENKIRKLSDEQLIKNIANSRKVSSKRNVETTTYERNQHVVEYAKRRAKGKCELCEEEAPFLTKDKQPYLEVHHIQWLSNDGEDSITNVAALCPNCHRKMHALDLEIYKSKLNEKVKGDLND, encoded by the coding sequence ATGGAGATAAATAATTTGAAGCAAGGCTTTATACTAACTAATTCAGACTTGTATGAAGTATTTAAATGTGGAAATTCTGGAGGAATGAGAAAAAGTAACTCTACAAATAGTTTATTAATAATTTCAGATCATACAAAATCTCTTTATGATGATAGATGGGAAGAAGATACTTTATATTATACAGGTATGGGAAAAGCCGGAGGTCAGTCTTTGAAATTTATGCAAAATAAAACCCTAGATGAATCTAATGAAAATGGAGTTAATATTTATTTGTTTGAAGTGTTTAATACTGGTGAATATATTTTTAGAGGAGAAGTTAAATTAGTAGATAAGCCTTTCCAAGAGGAACAGATTGATGTAGAGGACAACTTAAGGAAAGTATGGATATTTCCACTTAAAATAAAAAATGTAGAAAAAGATATTCAATTAAAAGACTTAGAAAATATAATAGAAAAAAGAGAAAATAAAATAAGAAAATTAAGTGATGAACAGCTTATAAAAAATATAGCCAATTCAAGAAAAGTAAGCAGTAAACGGAATGTGGAAACCACAACCTATGAAAGAAATCAACATGTTGTAGAATATGCAAAACGAAGAGCAAAGGGTAAATGTGAACTTTGTGAAGAGGAAGCCCCATTTTTAACAAAGGATAAACAACCTTATTTAGAGGTTCATCATATTCAATGGTTGTCAAATGATGGAGAAGATTCTATAACAAATGTGGCGGCTCTTTGTCCTAACTGTCATAGGAAAATGCATGCTTTAGATTTAGAAATTTATAAAAGTAAACTTAATGAAAAAGTAAAAGGTGATTTAAATGATTGA
- the ppdK gene encoding pyruvate, phosphate dikinase, which yields MSKLVYAFEEGSKELKNLLGGKGANLSEMTNIGLPVPPGFTLSTEACNEYYEKGKILWDDLKREIEDNMKKLEAKTGKKFGSEKNPLLVSVRSGAAISMPGMMDTVLNLGLNDVTAEAIAKETGNERFTWDSYRRFIQMFSDVVMEIPKYKFEIAIDELKESKGYNLDVDMTAQDLKDLVSRFKSIYIKEIGKDFPEDPFEQLLQTILAVFDSWNNPRAIVYRELNDIPGDIGTGVNVQSMVFGNMGENSGTGVAFTRDPATGENIVYGEYLMNAQGEDVVAGIRTPHKIERLKDDLPEVYGEFLRICSLLENHYKNMQDIEFTIEKGKLYILQTRNGKRTSTAAVQIAVDMVEEGLLSKEEAILRVDPQSISQMLHKAFREESLANARPIAEGLPASPGAASGKVFFNSESIKLNKGGILVRLETSPEDIEGMHGSEGILTVRGGMTSHAAVVARGMGKCCVSGCSNIKINEEKKEMTVGDVVIKEGEYISLDGTTGKVYLGSIEKEEASLGGSFKKFMEWADEIRVMGVRTNADTPEDSEVAIKFGAEGIGLCRTEHMFFEEKKIWPMREMIVAKTTYERERALDKLLPLQKEDFVEIFRVMGSKPVTVRLLDPPLHEFLPNKDDEIKRLADDMNLDFDELKQRVFSLHEFNPMLGHRGCRLAITYPEIYEMQAKAIIGAAIQVRDEGIEVDPEIMIPLVGEVNELKYVKSKVIAAIDKLFEELGESIKYKLGTMIEVPRACLTSDEIAEEADFFSFGTNDLTQITFGFSRDDSPKFLGEYKTKEILPRDPFESVDTKGVGKLIKMSIELGQSVKKDIKLGVCGEHGGDPKSIEFFHSVGLNYVSCSPYRVPVARLAAAQAELKSRKK from the coding sequence ATGTCAAAATTAGTGTATGCATTTGAAGAAGGTAGCAAGGAACTTAAAAATTTACTAGGAGGAAAGGGAGCAAACCTTTCAGAAATGACAAACATCGGTTTGCCGGTTCCTCCTGGATTCACATTATCCACTGAGGCGTGCAACGAATACTATGAAAAAGGTAAAATACTCTGGGATGATTTAAAGCGTGAAATTGAAGACAACATGAAAAAATTAGAGGCAAAAACGGGGAAAAAATTTGGTTCTGAAAAAAACCCACTTTTAGTTTCAGTAAGATCTGGAGCAGCAATATCTATGCCTGGAATGATGGATACCGTCCTCAATCTCGGGTTAAATGATGTAACTGCCGAAGCAATTGCAAAAGAAACAGGTAACGAAAGATTTACATGGGATTCATATAGAAGATTTATACAGATGTTTTCAGATGTAGTTATGGAAATACCTAAGTATAAGTTCGAAATAGCAATCGACGAATTGAAAGAGAGTAAGGGTTATAATCTAGATGTAGATATGACTGCTCAAGATCTAAAAGATCTTGTAAGTCGTTTTAAAAGTATATACATAAAAGAGATAGGAAAGGATTTTCCTGAGGATCCTTTTGAACAGCTTCTGCAAACTATTCTCGCTGTTTTTGATTCTTGGAACAATCCGAGAGCTATCGTATACAGAGAGTTAAATGATATTCCAGGAGATATAGGTACCGGAGTTAATGTACAGAGTATGGTCTTTGGAAATATGGGTGAAAATTCTGGAACTGGAGTCGCCTTTACCAGAGATCCAGCAACAGGTGAAAACATTGTCTACGGGGAATATCTTATGAATGCCCAGGGAGAGGATGTAGTAGCTGGTATAAGAACCCCACATAAAATCGAGAGATTAAAAGACGATCTACCTGAAGTTTATGGAGAATTTTTGAGAATATGTTCCCTTTTGGAAAATCATTATAAAAATATGCAGGATATAGAATTTACCATTGAAAAAGGTAAGCTTTATATACTTCAGACAAGAAACGGTAAAAGAACTTCCACTGCCGCAGTACAGATAGCTGTGGATATGGTGGAAGAGGGTTTACTTTCAAAAGAAGAAGCCATACTTAGAGTAGATCCTCAGAGTATCAGCCAGATGCTTCACAAGGCTTTCCGTGAAGAGAGTCTAGCCAATGCAAGACCCATTGCAGAGGGACTTCCAGCTTCTCCAGGAGCTGCCAGCGGAAAAGTTTTCTTTAACTCTGAATCAATAAAGTTGAACAAGGGCGGTATCCTAGTAAGACTAGAAACATCTCCTGAGGATATAGAGGGTATGCATGGCTCTGAAGGAATACTTACAGTCCGTGGAGGTATGACTTCCCACGCTGCAGTGGTAGCTAGAGGTATGGGTAAATGCTGTGTAAGTGGATGCAGCAACATAAAAATAAACGAAGAGAAAAAAGAGATGACCGTCGGAGACGTAGTCATAAAAGAGGGAGAATACATCTCCCTAGACGGAACTACTGGAAAAGTATATCTAGGAAGTATAGAAAAAGAAGAAGCAAGTCTAGGTGGAAGCTTCAAAAAATTTATGGAATGGGCCGATGAGATCAGAGTCATGGGAGTCAGAACAAATGCCGACACTCCTGAAGATTCAGAGGTTGCCATAAAATTCGGAGCTGAAGGAATAGGTCTTTGCAGGACAGAGCATATGTTCTTTGAAGAAAAGAAAATATGGCCGATGAGAGAGATGATCGTGGCAAAAACAACTTATGAAAGAGAAAGAGCCTTAGATAAGCTCTTACCACTTCAAAAAGAGGACTTTGTGGAAATTTTTAGAGTTATGGGAAGTAAGCCTGTAACTGTAAGACTTTTAGATCCACCTCTTCATGAATTCCTTCCAAATAAAGATGATGAAATAAAAAGACTTGCCGATGATATGAATTTGGATTTCGATGAGTTGAAACAAAGAGTTTTCTCACTGCATGAATTTAACCCTATGCTCGGACACAGAGGCTGCAGGTTAGCTATTACTTATCCTGAGATATATGAGATGCAGGCAAAAGCTATCATCGGGGCTGCTATACAGGTAAGAGATGAAGGAATAGAAGTTGATCCTGAAATCATGATTCCTCTTGTAGGAGAAGTTAATGAGTTAAAATATGTAAAAAGTAAAGTAATTGCGGCTATTGATAAACTCTTTGAAGAGCTCGGTGAAAGCATAAAATATAAATTGGGAACAATGATTGAGGTTCCTAGAGCATGTCTGACTTCTGATGAAATCGCAGAAGAAGCTGACTTCTTCAGTTTTGGTACAAATGACCTTACTCAGATAACTTTTGGATTTTCTAGAGATGACTCTCCTAAATTCTTAGGAGAATATAAGACAAAAGAGATTCTTCCTAGAGATCCCTTTGAAAGTGTAGATACTAAGGGAGTAGGAAAACTTATTAAGATGAGTATAGAACTCGGGCAAAGTGTCAAAAAAGATATTAAATTAGGAGTTTGCGGTGAACACGGAGGAGATCCTAAGAGTATCGAATTTTTCCACTCTGTAGGTCTTAACTACGTTTCATGCTCTCCTTACAGAGTTCCTGTAGCTAGACTGGCAGCAGCTCAAGCAGAATTAAAAAGCAGAAAAAAATAG
- a CDS encoding pyruvate, water dikinase regulatory protein, whose protein sequence is MEKFTIHVFSDSYGESGEQVSKCALSQFGFGEYDIVRHSHINSLEKLNQELKIVDGAENILIVHTMINLDHVEMLSKFCKERNFKNIDLLNPLVSAIESYTKRAPRRESGIYKKLDEKYFRRIEAIEFAVKYDDGKDARGIYEADLILLGISRTSKTPLSIYLGNKKHIKVINIPLVPEMEIPKDIFKVPKKKIIGLTNSIEVLNKIREERLKTIGFKEGSAYSSMGRIIEEMDYAENIMKRIGCPVVDVSQKAIEETSEIIINIMKENGFKIIY, encoded by the coding sequence TTGGAGAAATTTACTATACACGTTTTTTCAGACTCATACGGAGAATCAGGAGAACAAGTTTCAAAATGTGCTCTCTCTCAATTCGGGTTTGGAGAATATGACATTGTAAGACATTCACACATAAACAGCCTTGAAAAATTGAACCAGGAATTAAAAATAGTAGACGGAGCCGAAAATATTCTAATAGTTCACACCATGATAAATTTAGATCATGTGGAAATGCTCAGCAAGTTCTGTAAAGAGAGAAACTTCAAAAATATAGATCTTCTGAACCCACTGGTGAGTGCAATTGAATCGTACACCAAGAGGGCTCCAAGAAGAGAATCTGGAATATACAAAAAACTCGATGAAAAATATTTCCGTAGAATAGAGGCCATTGAATTTGCAGTAAAATATGACGATGGTAAAGATGCTAGGGGAATATATGAGGCTGACCTCATACTCCTTGGAATATCTAGGACTTCCAAAACGCCGCTCAGTATTTACCTTGGAAATAAAAAGCACATTAAAGTAATAAATATACCACTGGTTCCAGAGATGGAAATTCCAAAAGATATATTTAAGGTTCCTAAGAAAAAAATTATTGGTCTTACCAATTCAATTGAAGTTTTAAATAAAATTCGGGAAGAAAGACTTAAAACCATAGGTTTCAAAGAGGGATCGGCATACTCTTCAATGGGAAGAATCATCGAAGAGATGGATTATGCAGAAAATATAATGAAAAGAATAGGGTGCCCTGTTGTAGATGTGTCGCAAAAAGCTATAGAGGAAACATCTGAGATCATAATAAACATAATGAAAGAAAATGGGTTTAAAATAATTTATTAA
- a CDS encoding Fic family protein: MEKYNSPNYMNKTDLLYRLKPGEELEVKWNELLEYRKQEAVELPLIDQKGKNIFVVLSKELRERIALIDDLAKKNIFEELDEEVKRNVVIEAQTDEAFYSSIIEGAHTTKKRTKQMIENEVKPKNKDEKMVFNNYQALFYILGNIGEAISEEVLLKIYNIVTNETLDKDEIVAKYRLDQNEVRNLETVIYVPPEAGKVQEMMDSLFEFMSKDDDERIHPILKAVIFHYYFVYVHPFYDGNGRTARALTYMYLLQNGYDFFKYFSISNIISEARGSYYKAIKNSEDYESDVTYFALFYTKMILDSIKKVTGDFKKQYLKKVIYSEIEHRGLSINNRQEKLIDKVIKFDKSFIDTAFYIKLNKVSQETARKDLSDLVEMEIFSKKKVGRKFHYILKNN; encoded by the coding sequence ATGGAAAAATACAATTCACCAAATTATATGAATAAAACAGATCTATTATATCGCTTGAAACCAGGGGAAGAACTAGAAGTAAAATGGAATGAATTATTGGAATATCGAAAACAAGAGGCGGTTGAATTACCTTTAATTGATCAAAAGGGTAAAAATATTTTTGTAGTTTTGTCAAAAGAACTGAGAGAAAGAATAGCTTTAATTGATGATTTAGCTAAAAAAAATATTTTTGAAGAATTAGATGAAGAAGTTAAAAGAAATGTAGTTATTGAAGCTCAAACCGATGAAGCTTTTTATTCAAGTATAATAGAGGGCGCCCATACTACTAAAAAGCGTACAAAGCAAATGATTGAAAATGAGGTGAAACCTAAAAATAAAGATGAAAAAATGGTATTTAACAATTATCAGGCATTATTTTATATTCTGGGAAATATTGGAGAAGCCATTTCAGAAGAAGTTCTTTTAAAAATATATAATATAGTAACAAATGAAACTTTAGATAAAGATGAAATTGTTGCTAAATATCGACTGGATCAAAATGAAGTAAGAAATTTAGAGACAGTGATATATGTGCCTCCAGAAGCTGGGAAAGTTCAAGAAATGATGGATTCCTTGTTTGAATTTATGAGTAAGGATGATGATGAGAGAATTCATCCTATTTTAAAAGCTGTTATTTTTCACTATTATTTTGTATATGTTCACCCTTTTTATGATGGGAATGGCCGAACTGCACGTGCTTTAACTTATATGTATCTTTTACAAAATGGATATGATTTTTTTAAATATTTCTCAATATCTAATATAATTTCCGAAGCAAGAGGCAGCTATTATAAAGCTATAAAAAATTCTGAAGATTATGAAAGTGATGTAACCTATTTTGCTCTTTTTTACACAAAAATGATTTTGGATAGCATAAAAAAAGTTACTGGTGATTTTAAAAAACAATATTTGAAAAAAGTTATCTACAGTGAGATTGAGCATAGAGGTTTGTCAATAAATAATCGTCAGGAAAAATTAATAGATAAAGTTATTAAATTTGATAAAAGCTTTATTGATACTGCTTTTTATATTAAATTAAATAAGGTTTCTCAAGAAACCGCTAGAAAGGATTTAAGTGATCTGGTAGAAATGGAGATTTTTTCCAAGAAAAAAGTTGGAAGAAAATTTCATTATATATTAAAAAACAACTAA
- a CDS encoding calcium/sodium antiporter, with the protein MSNLIFLLIGFIPLIYGANFLVDGSSSLAKKFNIPNIVIGLTVVAFGTSAPELIVNVFSSLQKTSDITMGNIIGSNIFNIAVILGVTSVLKNLNVKTSTTWKEIPMALLAVVLVVIMINDVTIDKNKISELSRIDGMVLISFFIIFLSYTLSIVKSGNSEEKIEIKEYTVLKSSMLTILGFAMLVIGGKVIVIFAVKLAKSMGISERIIGLTIVSMGTSLPELATSISAALKNNVDIAIGNVVGSNIFNILFILGISSIIYPIPLLDGVNLDITLNISLNFLLFLFVFSGKGRKIERWEGIFFIMIYILYLAYLIY; encoded by the coding sequence ATGTCAAATCTAATATTTTTATTGATCGGTTTTATTCCATTGATTTACGGTGCAAATTTCCTTGTAGACGGTTCTTCTTCCCTAGCCAAAAAATTTAATATACCCAATATTGTTATTGGTCTTACAGTAGTTGCATTTGGTACCTCAGCTCCAGAATTAATTGTGAATGTGTTTAGCTCTTTGCAAAAGACCAGTGATATAACTATGGGAAACATCATAGGAAGTAACATATTTAATATTGCTGTGATACTCGGGGTAACCTCTGTTTTAAAAAATCTTAATGTAAAGACGAGTACCACCTGGAAAGAGATACCTATGGCTTTACTGGCTGTTGTTTTAGTTGTTATAATGATTAACGATGTTACGATAGATAAAAACAAAATTTCAGAACTTTCAAGAATAGATGGTATGGTGCTAATATCTTTTTTTATAATATTTTTATCTTATACACTCTCCATTGTAAAATCTGGCAACTCTGAGGAAAAGATAGAAATAAAAGAATACACTGTCTTAAAATCTTCCATGTTAACTATACTGGGTTTTGCAATGCTGGTAATAGGAGGGAAGGTCATCGTAATCTTTGCAGTTAAACTTGCAAAATCCATGGGTATATCAGAAAGGATAATAGGCCTAACTATAGTTTCTATGGGAACTTCTCTACCAGAACTAGCGACCTCCATCTCTGCGGCATTAAAAAATAACGTTGATATAGCTATCGGAAATGTAGTTGGGTCAAATATTTTTAATATATTATTTATTTTGGGGATATCTTCAATTATCTATCCCATACCACTTTTAGACGGGGTTAATTTAGACATAACTTTAAATATATCCTTGAATTTTCTTTTGTTTTTATTCGTATTTTCAGGAAAGGGAAGAAAGATCGAGAGATGGGAAGGTATTTTTTTTATAATGATTTATATACTCTACTTGGCATATCTTATTTATTGA
- a CDS encoding phage tail protein, with protein MIKIGDIAFLRLLPHFLQEEKEVQIIAQVIQEEIDLINQREENLFLYGDFKNLNEAVLDELAYQWKTEGYEQTFSKDIKSKLVETSYIVRKTKGTRYAVEKTIKDIHGDFQLMEWKEYNGSPYHFKLVGTISPTGDKLEEIYKAISMTKNERSYLEGIIVSSQWEGNSYYGMTVHSSIFEKIPLGGQVVSDFDQYLGGING; from the coding sequence ATGATTAAGATAGGTGATATTGCTTTCTTGAGACTCCTTCCTCATTTTTTACAAGAAGAAAAAGAGGTCCAGATAATAGCCCAAGTTATCCAGGAGGAGATTGATCTTATTAATCAAAGAGAGGAAAATTTATTCCTTTATGGAGACTTTAAAAATTTAAATGAAGCAGTATTAGATGAACTGGCTTATCAATGGAAGACAGAGGGCTATGAGCAGACTTTTTCCAAGGACATAAAATCAAAGTTGGTTGAAACATCATATATAGTAAGAAAAACCAAGGGAACCAGGTATGCAGTAGAGAAAACCATAAAAGATATTCACGGAGATTTTCAGTTAATGGAATGGAAGGAATATAACGGATCTCCTTATCATTTTAAATTAGTTGGAACAATTTCTCCAACTGGAGACAAATTGGAAGAAATATATAAAGCAATCAGTATGACAAAAAATGAGAGAAGCTACCTAGAGGGAATAATAGTCAGCAGTCAGTGGGAAGGAAATAGTTACTATGGAATGACTGTACATTCCTCTATATTTGAAAAAATTCCCTTAGGTGGACAGGTAGTGTCAGACTTTGATCAATATTTGGGAGGAATAAATGGCTAA
- a CDS encoding N-acetylmuramoyl-L-alanine amidase, with amino-acid sequence MKRIVVVPGHSFVDPGAVNGRFNLKEYDCVLEMALELFKGDDWKDIDIILKGRNTYGTLPEEINSLNADYIIELHLNAADGKAQGTEVLYCESSKTGKEMAGIIQSKLVKYLKYPDRGIKAIGSKERGSNILWKTKAPCVIVESCFIDSLKYKEELKLTETVTALKHGIREIVDRRI; translated from the coding sequence ATGAAAAGAATCGTAGTAGTTCCTGGACATTCATTTGTTGATCCTGGAGCAGTAAATGGAAGATTTAATCTAAAAGAATATGACTGCGTGTTGGAAATGGCATTAGAGCTTTTTAAAGGCGATGACTGGAAAGATATCGATATTATTTTGAAAGGAAGGAACACGTATGGAACTCTTCCTGAAGAAATTAATTCGTTAAATGCGGACTATATAATTGAGTTGCATTTGAATGCTGCAGATGGAAAGGCTCAGGGTACTGAGGTTCTTTACTGCGAATCCTCCAAGACTGGAAAGGAAATGGCTGGGATTATACAGAGCAAGCTTGTAAAATACCTTAAGTATCCTGATAGAGGAATTAAGGCAATAGGCAGTAAAGAAAGAGGCTCTAATATCTTGTGGAAGACAAAAGCTCCCTGTGTAATAGTAGAATCATGCTTTATAGATTCTCTGAAATATAAAGAAGAACTGAAGCTCACTGAAACAGTAACAGCCCTCAAGCATGGAATAAGAGAAATTGTAGATAGGCGGATATAA
- the rpiB gene encoding ribose 5-phosphate isomerase B, with product MIIALGADHGGFELKEKIKEHLIEKGHEILDLGAHSKESVDYPEFGRAVGEAVLDKKAECGIIVCGTGIGISIAANRIKGVRAALCTDTTMARLTREHNDANVLALGARIIGDVLALDIVDTFLSTEFEGGRHAVRIGKIEEKTCKCGCNH from the coding sequence ATGATTATAGCGTTAGGAGCAGACCACGGAGGATTTGAGCTAAAGGAAAAGATAAAAGAACATCTGATTGAAAAAGGACACGAGATACTAGATTTAGGAGCTCACTCAAAAGAGTCAGTTGATTATCCAGAATTTGGAAGAGCAGTAGGAGAGGCTGTTCTTGACAAAAAAGCAGAATGCGGAATCATAGTATGTGGTACCGGAATAGGAATATCTATAGCTGCCAACAGAATCAAGGGTGTCAGAGCGGCTCTGTGTACAGATACTACAATGGCAAGGCTCACTAGAGAACACAATGATGCCAACGTACTCGCCCTAGGAGCAAGGATAATCGGTGATGTACTGGCGTTAGACATAGTCGATACTTTTCTTTCTACAGAATTTGAAGGTGGAAGACATGCAGTAAGAATAGGTAAAATTGAAGAGAAAACTTGTAAATGTGGATGTAATCATTAA
- a CDS encoding HNH endonuclease domain-containing protein has protein sequence MEYIKLPISQRLNIQAFSNMLDLKYIQNSYKLYWFYAVFEEIKNGKEKILFKELILRMIAKSWYSLIEYKLHFGGIDQLNRVVIYLYNNYGFEKDISEEELIGKLNEIKDENLNYFIKEFSKFVPYRLLSPFYPELTGIKDQYKNNIILELSNKGDMGIYKINKQEKSIEINEKWFNYIFENQAIMEGWILNKLIFFLQTRNPNVPAIPFKIYAPQKRKLTNATKYWKKVIERNRIKDIYTDKILKLEDAISIDHFVPWSFVLHDELWNLIPTTREINSSKNDKLPSLDNFLEKYCETQYIGLKTALNYNFGKKEIEDYFTISKNINLNKDISKEYFKENLRNTIMPIYQIAHNQGFMIWDK, from the coding sequence ATGGAATATATTAAATTGCCGATAAGTCAAAGATTAAATATCCAAGCTTTTTCTAATATGTTGGATTTAAAATATATTCAAAATAGTTATAAATTGTATTGGTTCTATGCGGTTTTTGAAGAAATAAAAAATGGTAAAGAAAAAATTTTATTTAAAGAATTAATTTTAAGAATGATTGCAAAATCCTGGTACTCTTTAATTGAATATAAATTACATTTTGGGGGGATAGACCAGTTAAATAGAGTAGTAATTTATTTATACAACAATTATGGATTTGAAAAAGATATATCGGAAGAAGAGTTGATTGGGAAATTAAATGAAATTAAGGATGAAAACTTAAATTATTTTATAAAAGAGTTTTCTAAATTTGTTCCGTACAGACTATTATCCCCTTTCTATCCTGAGTTGACAGGAATAAAGGATCAATATAAAAACAATATTATTTTGGAATTGTCAAATAAAGGGGATATGGGAATTTATAAAATAAATAAGCAAGAAAAAAGTATTGAAATTAATGAAAAGTGGTTCAACTATATATTTGAAAATCAAGCAATAATGGAGGGATGGATTTTAAATAAACTCATTTTTTTTCTTCAAACCAGAAATCCAAATGTTCCAGCAATACCATTTAAAATCTATGCTCCACAAAAAAGGAAACTAACTAATGCCACAAAATACTGGAAAAAAGTTATTGAGCGCAACAGAATAAAAGATATTTATACTGATAAAATTTTAAAATTAGAAGATGCTATAAGTATTGATCATTTTGTGCCATGGAGTTTTGTTCTTCATGATGAATTATGGAACTTAATACCTACAACAAGGGAAATAAACAGCAGTAAAAACGACAAATTACCCTCTCTGGATAATTTTTTAGAAAAATACTGTGAAACCCAGTATATTGGGTTAAAAACGGCTCTTAATTACAACTTCGGGAAGAAAGAAATTGAGGATTACTTTACCATCAGTAAAAATATTAATTTAAACAAAGATATTTCGAAGGAATATTTTAAAGAAAATCTTAGGAATACAATTATGCCTATTTATCAAATAGCACATAATCAAGGATTTATGATTTGGGATAAATAA
- a CDS encoding (deoxy)nucleoside triphosphate pyrophosphohydrolase codes for MIEVTAGIIFKNDKILIAKRPYDKKFGGKWELPGGKLEVGESIEDCMKRELKEELNISIKGHEYYISSDHEYDTFKVRIHSFLIRDYIGEISLIEHEDIHWINPEDYQNYDILAADLPFIKKIIRGEYE; via the coding sequence ATGATTGAAGTAACTGCTGGAATAATTTTTAAAAATGACAAAATTTTGATTGCTAAAAGACCTTATGATAAAAAATTTGGTGGAAAATGGGAACTCCCAGGAGGGAAATTAGAAGTTGGAGAATCTATAGAGGATTGCATGAAAAGAGAACTAAAGGAAGAACTTAATATCTCTATAAAAGGTCATGAATACTATATTTCAAGTGATCACGAGTATGATACTTTTAAAGTTAGGATACACTCATTTTTAATTAGAGACTATATTGGAGAAATATCATTAATTGAACATGAAGATATTCATTGGATTAATCCAGAAGATTATCAAAACTATGATATTTTAGCAGCTGATCTACCTTTTATAAAAAAAATTATTAGAGGAGAATATGAATGA
- a CDS encoding histidine triad nucleotide-binding protein translates to MATIFTKIINREIPADIVYEDENLIAFKDINPQAPIHILVVTKKEIPTINDISPEDRVLIGEAYLTLAKIAKDLRVAENGYRVITNCNSYGGQEVFHLHFHLLAGKPLGPMLSK, encoded by the coding sequence ATGGCTACAATTTTTACAAAGATAATCAATAGGGAGATACCTGCAGACATCGTCTATGAGGATGAAAACCTCATAGCTTTTAAGGATATTAATCCCCAGGCCCCTATACACATCCTTGTAGTGACAAAGAAAGAGATCCCCACTATAAACGATATAAGCCCTGAGGACCGTGTCCTAATAGGTGAGGCCTACCTTACCCTGGCTAAGATAGCCAAAGACCTAAGAGTAGCTGAAAATGGATACAGAGTGATCACAAACTGTAACAGCTATGGAGGTCAGGAGGTTTTTCACCTGCATTTCCATCTTCTTGCGGGAAAACCTTTAGGACCAATGCTAAGCAAATAA